One genomic window of Stigmatopora nigra isolate UIUO_SnigA chromosome 13, RoL_Snig_1.1, whole genome shotgun sequence includes the following:
- the nin gene encoding uncharacterized protein nin isoform X2, translating into MDDALEQEQHEERLKELFDSFDASGRGSLCPEELADLCVSLHLEDAAPALLDVLLQGRDSLTDRVDFEQFKDALILALSSGIEASQVQEEVSSRPASPDVQPKFVKGSKRYGRRSKPELGNTISEFFQDHHDQTEDGDDTKDTCDTTIPRKRERWNADESSTEEYEAEGQLHLWNPDEPSTPQGCVAVPLKERLHQACEELDISWNGNADHSQLLALCDTLGLEISTDALRNLNGDGWIDVQDFVSVVLKSNKPPTLSASTPYRHLKRQHSTQPFDEVGRRIATPSAVMSSIATRLFSTLDDGSGFTPVESIVDAWVEEGIENGSEILKALEFSVEGKLSLSDLTSALENELLATKNGIHQAALASFKAEIRHLLERIDGELREKEKIRLDLERVERLKTQLATEVDEHHSSIEQANQLNLRKLEEEHREKLAAVRLELMKESDLIRQQAAQQREELEAEVDKIKEDESFLRDHLSISIKENRRLEMDLLDCSERLLEAQSQVTKLRGSLDNILSEKFGDLDPGSADFLMQEERIKQLRLGYEAQCRKLQDRVDELQSELQDFQSVGRPQEPGPRPLSEELESKSPAVESDPGLGSDEVHPFISMSLEAEMMLEQLKEQHVHQMDDLRTQLESKINEFNTLVEEKEDQKTAMESERWQEVQATREELASACSREQELRSQLEQLAQERTLLEEQKQEEVRMMKQELLEAQSVSAEGEDRLRNLQERHADLLADMEELQKQHASHVETLEMKNTQILQVGLKEREKKHLEERDDLEKSWLECFEREKNLMRQTNQEELSARIKETVSHLEKEHERTVKRLTEEWREQRARLEEQNDESLQTMLEDAMQRLAKEQEQKETRLQEQHDGERQYLLEQHEHREATLKQEWEQERLQLEKNYMERLAEEGEKHQTVKEELEKRLNLQEESHRKTLREMTVKHAEERNMLSGKLDKLRDNLVQDREQTEVCFSKKIKQVEDRFSAEQGLASTRFQMDITKVEQQYRRELMELSKKHAEEKLHWELQLQKALESAEDSQKNAEEVAEILNQQWLKEQNELEKLHGEVMKAVKDQNQELHNQVKTKEIELSHQFNDLHNRLQESLQANEDLLAQSERKDKDAGNLLKQVVDDFQQEREEIQNGHLQLEAQYEEILSMSQRQTAEKMALLAERDDLKLKIEGTESLLKQAVEDFEVDRKELQGEVALLKEKLHQSQSHLILDASKNKETVTNLFNENFSNDEDLEMQTDLMVRPEEVSQMKVASSEEQVINLNTKECNHLENSNYNIPDHNPEEDLLMSSDLEFPETVGKTKYFFLSHYEDKDLLVEASGPLDYTNEESPFQDLPTSSSKSPSLKDQWLKEMVVNSLVLEETPSFEDPDEDPDQKSDDDDDSNGELTNAGLEPLNPDCELEDLPIFGHEPFSHQTREEVALLQEMILLLRQKTELLQSLLERSTKMQKGHEYLEENYSLKVKMVLLIEHVKTLEMEALRLKALKARYEEREWENATLKEKNTELQKSLCRLQSRMNDEHIQQGNRKLSDLFDAQGEVLVPSFLWSPVSEGSFVEDSCGEFETDAAELCKVKNTATWGHRFQLEQLSQEKIAAEHTAENFNKEVADLRLECEQLRNENGTLTDQKVRSLTDADELKRQLAELIKNNERRDLLAGEEKIKVAACVNSLEADLTKALTETSRLEDQNAHLLHKVSALEEKLTKTESMENHLGHLTDEWKDASKESRVLRKQLVKSQDKVKNMEDTLQAVNHQRACLRSDLRVMQQERDSFHQKLIVLHKQLVNTSDRNRLLELALQKCAVQSPSKKLHRETLLLKEQEASKLSLKQQHKNSQMSMLKTLEQENAFLKQELEEHKRFTKNAAAKEGHSRMDELQEENKLLKAQVERLTTHLFESFHSHFTGLLPASPCRSPRGHCPDADNAQVAMAEQRANTDGYRRIGGL; encoded by the exons ATGGATGACGCCCTAGAGCAGGAGCAGCACGAAGAGCGCCTCAAGGAACTTTTTGACAGTTTTGACGCTAGCGGTCGTGGCTCGCTGTGTCCCGAGGAGTTGGCTGACCTCTGCGTGTCGCTGCACCTGGAAGATGCTGCCCCAGCTCTTCTGGATGTCCTGCTGCAGGGTCGAGACAGCCTCACCGACAGG GTTGACTTTGAGCAATTCAAGGATGCCTTGATTCTGGCGTTGTCATCTGGCATTGAGGCATCCCAAGTGCAAGAGGAAGTCTCGTCCAGACCAG CGTCTCCTGACGTCCAGCCAAAGTTTGTGAAGGGCAGCAAGCGTTATGGTCGCCGCTCCAAACCGGAACTAGGCAACACCATTTCCGAGTTTTTTCAAGATCACCACGACCAAACTGAAGATGGTGATGACACCAAGGACACCTGCGATACCACCATTCCAAGGAAGCGTGAG CGCTGGAATGCAGATGAAAGCAGCACAGAAGAGTACGAAGCAGAag GCCAGCTGCATTTATGGAACCCCGACGAGCCGAGCACGCCTCAAGGTTGCGTGGCGGTCCCCCTAAAAGAGAGGCTCCATCAAGCCTGCGAGGAGTTGGACATATCCTGGAATGGAAACGCCGACCACTCCCAACTACTCGCCCTGTGCGACACTCTGGGCTTGGAG ATAAGTACGGATGCACTCCGTAATTTGAATGGTGACGGTTGGATCGATGTTCAAGATTTTGTCTCCGTGGTTTTAAAGTCCAACAAACCTCCTACCCTGTCTGCTTCCACTCCTTACAGGCATCTGAAAAGACAGCACTCCACCCAG CCCTTTGACGAGGTGGGCCGCCGGATCGCCACACCCTCCGCTGTGATGAGCAGCATCGCCACGCGTCTGTTTTCTACCTTGGACGACGGTTCTGGCTTCACTCCGGTCGAGTCCATCGTGGACGCTTGGGTTGAGGAGGGCATAGAAAACGGCAGTGAGATCCTGAAG GCATTAGAGTTCAGTGTGGAAGGCAAGCTGAGTTTATCCGATCTAACTAGTGCACTAGAAAATGAACTCTTGGCCACCAAAAATGGCATCCACCAGGCGGCACTGGCCAGCTTCAAAGCGGAAATACGACATCTACT cGAACGTATCGACGGCGAGTTgagggagaaagagaaaatCCGATTGGACCTGGAAAGGGTAGAAAGGCTGAAAACCCAGCTGGCAACTGAGGTGGATGAGCATCATTCGTCAATCGAGCAGGCAAATCAACTTAACCTCAG GAAGCTGGAAGAGGAACACAGAGAGAAACTAGCAGCAGTGCGCTTGGAGCTGATGAAGGAATCGGACCTGATCCGTCAGCAGGCGGCACAGCAACGCGAGGAGCTGGAGGCGGAGGTGGACAAGATCAAGGAGGACGAGTCCTTCCTCAGGGACCACCTCTCCATTTCAATCAAG GAAAACAGACGTTTGGAAATGGACTTGCTGGACTGCAGTGAAAGGCTGCTGGAGGCCCAAAGCCAAGTGACAAAGCTTCGTGGCAGTTTGGACAACATCTTGTCAGAGAAG TTTGGCGACTTGGATCCTGGCAGTGCTGACTTCTTGATGCAAGAGGAGCGCATTAAGCAGCTGCGACTGGGCTACGAAGCCCAATGCAGG AAACTGCAAGACCGCGTGGATGAGCTGCAGTCTGAGCTGCAGGACTTTCAGAGTGTGGGCCGACCCCAAGAGCCCGGACCCCGCCCTCTCTCCGAGGAGCTGGAAAGCAAAAGCCCCGCTGTGGAGTCGGACCCGGGACTCGGCTCAGATGAAGTCCATCCTTTCATCAGCATGAGCCTCGAGGCTGAGATGATGCTGGAGCAGTTGAAGGAACAGCATGTGCACCAAATGGACGACTTGAGGACGCAGCTGGAGAGCAAA ATCAACGAATTCAACACTTTGgttgaagaaaaagaagaccaaaagaccgcaaTGGAAAGTGAGCGCTGGCAGGAGGTCCAGGCCACAAGGGAGGAGCTCGCTAGCGCTTGCTCACGGGAGCAGGAGCTCCGGAGCCAGCTTGAGCAATTGGCCCAAGAGAGGACTCTCCTGGAGGAGCAGAAGCAGGAGGAGGTGAGGATGATGAAGCAGGAGCTCCTTGAAGCACAAAGCGTCTCTGCGGAAGGCGAGGACCGTCTTAGGAACCTGCAAGAACGACACGCGGACCTCCTCGCCGACATGGAGGAGCTACAAAAGCAACACGCAAGCCACGTAGAGACTCTAGAGATGAAGAATACGCAGATTTTGCAAGTCGGGCTAAAGGAACGGGAGAAGAAACATCTAGAAGAGCGGGACGATTTGGAGAAGAGCTGGTTGGAATGCTTTGAAAGGGAAAAGAATTTAATGAGGCAAACCAACCAGGAAGAGCTGTCTGCTAGAATTAAGGAGACCGTGTCCCACTTGGAGAAGGAACACGAGCGAACTGTAAAAAGGCTGACCGAGGAGTGGCGAGAGCAGCGGGCTCGGCTAGAAGAGCAAAACGATGAGTCCCTGCAGACCATGCTGGAGGACGCCATGCAGAGGCTGGCCAAGGAACAGGAACAGAAGGAGACTCGGCTCCAAGAGCAGCACGACGGTGAGCGTCAGTATCTCCTGGAGCAGCACGAGCATCGGGAGGCCACGCTCAAGCAGGAATGGGAGCAGGAGCGGCTGCAGTTAGAGAAGAACTACATGGAGAGGCTGGCCGAGGAAGGGGAGAAGCACCAGACCGTGAAGGAGGAGCTTGAGAAGAGGCTGAACCTCCAGGAAGAAAGCCACCGCAAGACCTTGAGGGAGATGACCGTCAAACACGCCGAGGAGAGGAACATGCTGAGTGGCAAGCTGGATAAGCTACGAGACAACCTTGTTCAGGACAG GGAGCAGACAGAGGTGTGCTTCTCCAAGAAAATCAAGCAAGTTGAGGACCGTTTCTCAGCTGAGCAAGGATTGGCCAGCACACGCTTTCAAATGGACATCACCAAAGTGGAACAGCAATATCGGAGGGAGCTGATGGAGCTCTCAAAGAAGCACGCTGAGGAGAAGCTCCATTGGGAGTTGCAGTTGCAGAAAGCGTTGGAGAGTGCTGAAGACTCCCAGAAAAACGCAGAAGAAGTAGCAGAGATATTGAACCAGCAATGgctaaaagaacaaaatgaattggaaaagCTTCATGGAGAAGTCATGAAAGCTGTCAAGGATCAGAATCAGGAGTTGCACAACCAAGTGAAGACCAAGGAAATTGAGCTAAGTCACCAGTTCAACGATCTGCACAACCGACTCCAGGAGAGCCTACAGGCCAATGAAGATCTTCTCGCCCAGTCCGAAAGGAAAGACAAGGATGCTGGAAACCTGCTTAAGCAAGTGGTGGACGATTTCCAACAAGAGAGGGAGGAAATTCAGAACGGCCATTTGCAACTTGAAGCGCAATACGAGGAGATTCTTTCAATGTCGCAAAGGCAGACGGCAGAGAAGATGGCGCTGCTCGCAGAACGTGATGATTTGAAGCTGAAGATTGAGGGCACGGAAAGTCTCCTCAAACAAGCAGTAGAGGACTTTGAGGTGGACAGAAAGGAGCTTCAAGGAGAGGTTGCTTTGCTCAAAGAAAAATTACACCAATCCCAAAGCCATCTTATTTTGGATGCATCTAAGAACAAGGAAACAGTTACAAATTTGTTCAATGAAAATTTCTCCAATGACGAAGATCTTGAAATGCAGACGGACCTAATGGTTAGGCCTGAAGAAGTTTCACAGATGAAGGTGGCTTCAAGTGAGGAGCAAGTCATCAATCTAAATACTAAGGAATGTAACCACCTGGAAAATTCCAACTATAATATACCTGACCACAATCCTGAAGAAGACCTATTGATGTCCAGTGACCTTGAGTTCCCTGAAACTGTTGGAAAAaccaaatacttttttcttaGCCACTATGAAGATAAAGACTTATTAGTTGAAGCATCTGGGCCTTTGGACTACACTAATGAAGAAAGTCCATTTCAAGATCTACCAACCTCCAGTTCAAAAAGCCCCTCCCTCAAGGATCAGTGGCTTAAGGAGATGGTGGTTAACTCCTTGGTCCTTGAGGAAACTCCTTCTTTTGAGGACCCCGACGAAGATCCTGATCAAaaatctgatgatgatgatgattccaATGGTGAATTGACCAATGCTGGTTTAGAACCCCTTAATCCAGATTGCGAACTAGAAGATCTGCCCATCTTTGGCCATGAACCCTTCAGCCATCAAACCAGAGAGGAGGTGGCCCTCCTCCAGGAGATGATCCTGTTGCTCCGGCAGAAGACTGAGCTTCTCCAGAGTCTTTTAGAGCGTAGTACCAAGATGCAAAAAGGCCACGAGTATCTGGAAGAGAACTACAGCCTCAAAGTCAAAATGGTCTTGCTGATCGAGCATGTTAAAACGCTGGAAATGGAGGCCCTCAGGCTGAAAGCGCTAAAGGCTCGTTACGAAGAGCGCGAGTGGGAAAATGCTACGTTGAAAGAGAAAAACACTGAGCTCCAAAAGAGCCTCTGCCGACTGCAAAGCAGGATGAATGATGAGCATATTCAACAGGGCAACCGTAAACTCTCAGATTTGTTTGACGCGCAAGGGGAGGTTCTGGTCCCTAGTTTCCTCTGGAGCCCAGTTTCCGAGGGTTCTTTTGTCGAGGACAGCTGCGGAGAGTTTGAGACGGATGCCGCTGAACTTTGCAAAGTCAAGAATACAGCCACATGGGGCCATAG GTTTCAACTGGAGCAACTCAGCCAAGAGAAGATTGCCGCTGAACATACTGCGGAGAATTTCAACAAAGAG GTGGCCGATCTCCGTTTGGAATGTGAGCAACTCCGGAACGAAAACGGAACGCTTACCGACCAGAAAGTCCGTAGCCTGACTGATGCGGACGAGCTCAAACGCCAGCTGGCCGAACTGATTAAAAACAACGAGAGACGGGATCTCCTAGCCGGCGAAGAGAAGATCAAG GTTGCAGCTTGCGTCAACTCTCTGGAGGCCGATTTGACCAAAGCTCTGACGGAAACATCCAGACTGGAGGACCAGAACGCCCATTTGCTTCATAAGGTGTCTGCCCTCGAAGAGAAG CTGACAAAGACAGAATCAATGGAAAATCATCTGGGCCACCTAACGGACGAGTGGAAAGATGCCTCCAAAGAGAGCCGAGTTCTCCGCAAACAGCTAGTTAAATCCCAGGACAAG GTAAAGAACATGGAAGACACCCTTCAGGCTGTGAATCATCAGAGAGCTTGCCTAAGGTCGGATCTTCGCGTCATGCAACAAGAGAGAGACTCTTTCCACCAGAAGCTGATTGTGTTGCACAAGCAGCTGGTGAACACCTCGGATCGG AACCGACTTTTGGAGCTGGCCTTGCAAAAGTGCGCTGTCCAGAGTCCCAGCAAGAAGCTCCACAGAGAGACACTGCTGCTCAAGGAACAAGAG gcaAGCAAGCTGTCACTGAAGCAGCAGCACAAAAACAGCCAGATGTCAATGCTGAAAACCTTAGAGCAAGAGAATGCCTTCCTCAAGCAGGAATTGGAAGAACATAAGCGCTTCACCAAG AATGCCGCGGCAAAGGAAGGACACTCACGGATGGATGAACTACAGGAGGAAAATAAACTACTCAAAGCCCAGGTAGAAAGGCTCACTACACATCTCTTTGAG TCATTTCACTCTCATTTTACGGGGCTCCTGCCAGCGTCGCCTTGCAGGTCGCCGAGGGGTCATTGTCCTGACGCCGACAACGCACAG GTAGCCATGGCAGAGCAACGAGCCAACACGGACGGCTACCGGCGCATCGGCGGACTTTAA